The Acropora muricata isolate sample 2 chromosome 7, ASM3666990v1, whole genome shotgun sequence genomic interval ATAGTACTTTTCTGCGTTTTCTTTGGTGGGACGATGGCGATACGACGCGAGAAGTTCAAGAATACCAGATGCTTGTTCACTTTTTTGGGGCCATATCGTCACCTGCTTCCGCAAATTTTGAATTGCGACAGACCGCAGATGACAACAAGAATTGTTTTCCTACTGAAGTCATAAACACGGTGTTCAGAAATTTCTACGTTGATGACTGTCTCAAGTCCTTTCCCGCAGTGAATGATGCCATTGCACATATTAACCACCTTCAGGCCCTACTTTCAAGAGGCGGCTTCAGACTTACAAAGTGGGTCAGTAACAGCAGAAAGGTTCTCCAAGCAATTCCTAAGCCTGAACTATCTAAAGAGTTAAGAAGACTGGGCCTCAGCAAAGATGAAATACCTGCACAAAGAGTACTTGGTATGCAGTGGTGCGTCAACCTACCCAGAGGGGAATTTTATCCATAGTCAGCAGCGTTTTCGAACCGTTAGGCTTCGCTGCGCCATTCGTTCTGTTCGCCAAACAAATATTGCAAGACCTTTGTCGCATCAAGCTAGGATGGGACGACGAAATTCCTCCCGAACACCTCTCGAGTTGGGTTAAGTGGCTTGACGATCTTCCGAAGCTCTCTTCTTTTTCCGTGAACCGTTCTGTGTTACGAGAAGGTTTTGGTCCTGTGGTCTTAGTCAACTTCATCATTTCTCCGACGCCTCAGAAGCTGCATATGGCTCAGTTTCCTATCTACAAATAACAAACGCAGAGGGGAGAGTAGACTGTGTATTCCTATTTGCGAAGTCGCGCCTTGCCCCATTGAAATCCACCTCTATTCCTCGTTAAGAGCTGTCAGCTGCAACGATTTCCATCCGCCTTGACAAAATGCTCAAAAGACAGATTGAAATACCATTGAGTGAGCCTTGCATTTTCTGGACCGACAGCATGTCCGTTTTACGCTacgttaaaaatgaaaacaagcgTTTCCACACATTTGTTGCGAACCGCATTGCTATGATACGAGACAGCTCCAATCCTGGCCAGTGGTATCATTTGGAAGGAATCACGAATCCTGGCGATCACACTTCGAGAGGCCTTTCAGCCGAAGATCTGCTGAGTTGCGACAAGTGGCTTATGGGGCCGGAGTTTCTGTGGAAATCGGAGTGCCAATGGCGAACTCAATCTCTGGACACTTCAATTGCCATTCAACACAACGATCCCGAAGTGAAACCAGATCCAGAGGTAAAGTCCCATGCAATTTCTCTGGGAGCACCAATTGTCTCTCCTACAGCAAGTCTATCAAATCGTTTCGAAAGATTCTCAAGTTGGTATCGTTTGAAGGAAACAGTTGCTTGGATCTTCCGTTTCCGAAATAATCTCCTTATAGCGAGCGAAAACAAAAGTAAAGGCGGTCAACTGAATACCAACCAGAAGCAACTTCCATTTATTACCCTTGATGAAATGGAGAATGCTGAGAAAGCAACATTGAAGAACGTCCAAAGAGCAGCATTCCCAGAGGAGTTCAGCCGGCTTGAGTCAGGAAAAAGAGAATGTGTAAAGCGTAACAGCCCCCTTTTTAAACTCGATCCACTCGTGAGGGATGGTTTGTTGCGCGTTGGCGGAAGGTTGACTCGCGCGCACATTTCATCGGACGCCAAGCACCAGATCATCATACCAAAGGGTAGCCACGTCTGGAACCTTATCATCGACCATTATCACAAGCTCTCCGGTCATTCAGGAAGGCAGCACGTTTTTAGCATGATTCGGCAGAAGTATTGGATAATTAAGGCAAACTCAGCGGTGAGAAGAGTCCTTCGGGGATGTTATAGATGTCGTAAGCGCGAAGCACCACCTTGCGAGCAAATAATGGCCGACTAACCCGAGGACCGTTTGATTCCCGACAAGCCGCCTTTTACAGCAGTTGGCGTGGATTTCTTTGGTCCTTTCCAAGTACGCCGATCAAGAAGCCTTGTTAAAAGATATGGCGTGATCTTTACTTGTCTCACTATTTGCGCTGTCCACATTGAAGTAGCACATAGCCTCGATACGGACTCATTCCTTCTCGCACTTAGAAGATTTATTGCAAGAAGAGGTCAGGTCCAAGAGATAAGATCAGACAACGGCACAAACATCACGAGTGGAGAACGCGAGTTGCGAGAGTCGATACAAACCTGGAATAATGAAAAGATCCATGAAGCAATGTTACAGAAGAGCATCAAATGGAGCTTTAATCCCCCCTGCGGTTCGCACTATGAAGGCACTTGGGAACGTTGCATTCGATCTCTGAGAAAAATCCTTCGGGCTCTTCTCCAGGAACAGACGACGGACGACGAAGGACTTGCCACCCTAATGTGCGAGGTGGAAAGTATTCTAAATAACCGCCCTTTGACAGTGGTGTCGGACGACTCGAGGGATTTGGAACCCTTAACGCCAAACCATTTATTGCTCCTAAATCAGATGCTCCTATGCCACCAGGTACTTTTCAGAGAGAAGACCTGTTTTCTCGCCGTAGATGGCGCCAATTGCAGTACCTTGCAGACATTTTTGGAAAAGGTGGTCACGAGAATGTCTCCCGCTGCTGCAAATtcgccaaaaatggcaatatccTCGCAGAAATCTTGAGGTTGGAGACATCGTGTTAGTTGTCACCGAAAACACCTGTCGGAATCAATGGCCACTTGAAAGGATCCAAGAAATTTTTCCGGACAAAAGGGGATTCGTTCGCAAGGTTAAAGTCAGTGTCAAGTCCACCATTCTCGAGCGTCCTGTGgacaaaattgttttattggtggaagaagaaaaatcaaacaGCACATAGTAGACATTTGGCGAGCACCCCCTTAGAACAAGTTCAGTCAAACCTTAATACGCTGTGAATAATCTGCGCTtaagttttgcttttgcatttcACTTAGTCGCCATCGCTAAATTATGTTGTTTACCTTAAGTATTGGCGGTAATTAATTAGAAGGGTAAGAGCTACATTCAGCTTCGCTCTTAGGTGCCGGCAAATGTAAGATCGTAGGGTGCTATTTTCATTGTTGCCAAGTAAAAGTGTGGATTAGTTTGTTgtaactgtttcatttaaattCGTCGTAGCTTGCCGGTCTGCCTTTTTGTTTCGTAATTTACACCTTAGTCGTACTCGCTGTGCATATATTTGACTTTTTGTATAAATTAGGTTTTTCCGAAtagtgttgtcttttttttgggTGGTCGCGCTATATGCAGTTCGCCTCGAGGCAGTTTAAACCAGTTTCTCTTCGTTATTTAGCAGCTTAGCACTTTGTAACCTTTTTTCCTGTGTCctcaacaatgtaagtatttcgtagtttctttaagttttacgTTAGTTCATTTAAGTAACATTTATATATTGTAATTTCTTCGCTTTCTTTTATAGTTTCAACTCATAGTCGCGTGGAAGCACCTTTTTTACTTTATCGAGTCAATAAATGTTTTGCTAACCCTCGCGTGGTGTCGAAAAGTGGACATACTCATAAAGGAAAGCTTTTTGCAGTTACAGTTCTAGCTTAGTCAAAGTTTTTTGTTAGCTAGTCTTTATTAGTTAAATTGTGTAACTCGAtgtcttttatttcttcttttatttatttatttttttattatttgtatCCTCCTTCCTTCTGTAACTTGATTtatgaataatgaaaaaaaaaattaaaaatatttgcaTCCTGCTCCTCCTCTGTAGCCCCGTATACGAATGTGTCATCAGCAATGCCGGTGACTCCTTTCAGACCCTCTAGTGATGAGTCTAAGTGCTTCTGGGACACATCTTTCGGTACAACAAGGCCAAAGGGGAGCCGAGTTAAACGATATCTCCCGAACGGGGTGTTGAATGTAGTTAGGTATGAGCTGGCTTCATCTAATGGCACAGGCCAGTAGCCTTTCTTTGCAACAACTACACTAAAGAATTTGGTACCACTAAGCTGTGTGACCACTTCATCAATTGTTTCAGTGTAGTAATGTTCACGCTCTATTGCCTTGTTTAAGTCACGTGGGTCGAGGCAAACTCTGATTTTGGTGATTTCTCCTTTGTCAATGGTCGTTTCAGAGAGGACAATACTGTTCACCCAGTGTGTGGGTTCACTTACTGGTATGAGCACACCAAGTTCTACCATGACATCGACTTCCTTTCTAAACATGTTCTGGAGATGCACTGGCACAGTATGTGGTGCGTGGATAACAGGTTCAGCATTGGGGTCCAGGGTGATGTGATAAGGCTTCATGTCAAAGATTCCCAGGCCCTCAAAGCAGTCTCCAAACTTGTTGAAGAAGTTCATCTCGTCCAGTGGGGGGCATTGTTGAGTATCTGGACGGCTACGGTCTTCGTTAGTCCTCTGTTGTGATTTGTATGGTATGTGTTCCTCAAGATGGGTGTTCTTGTGTACTTTGGAGGTTTCTAGGCTGCAGTTAAACTTTACCAGCTCACAGGTTTTATAACCTAGCATTGCAGGTCCTGGTACATCAGTAACATTGAAGATGATCTCTTTAATACTGCCATTGTGATGGACGTACAGTGGACAGGTTCCAAGGGTCTTGATTGTGTAGTCTTCGTATGCGGTAATCCTGACTGCGTTGGGCCAAGATGTCTATGCTGAGGATTAGGGTAGAGTCTGTCATAATCTTGTTTGGAGATAACATTTACCGCTGCACCAGTGTCAATCTTGCAGGTAAGGGGTATCATGTGTCTATCATGGGGGTCTGCTGTGACTCGTATTTCGGTCATGACTTTGCTGCGGTTTTTTCGCTGCTCGATGGTTGTGATCATCGAGGTACTGGAGCTGTCTTGGGTTTCTAGTGTTCCCAGGAAGACTTTGTCATAGCTTGAGCATTCGCTTGTTACATCAACAGGTTGTTCTTTCTTTAGGGTCATCACATCTAACCTTGTTTTAGACTTGCAAACTTTGCTGAAATGACCCCGTTTATGGCAGTTGAAGCATTCTACTCCAATGGCTGGGCAATGTTGGCCTTTGGTGTGTGATGTATCCCCACATCGGTAGCACTGCCTTGGGTTGTTATGTCGTTTGCTTCCTCTACCACCGGTGTACTTATGGTATGACTGGTTGCCAGGCCCGTTTCCTTTGCTTATTGGATTTACTTCTACCTCTTCTTGCTTTGGGGTAGTGTCGCTCATTGCTTTCAATTGCATCTGGGTAGCCTCATCGCTTCGAGCAATTTCTTTTGCCTTTGCAAAGGTTAAATCATTGCCGCGGGCAATACATTTCCGTCTTACCTCTTCTGAGTCGGTGCCAAAAACTAATGTGTCACGCATCAGTTCGTCATGTAAGTTAGGTGGGTAACCAGAACTCTGTATGAGTAATCTTGCTTCGATCAGGAAGGTGGCTAGAGGGCGATTATTCTGTTTCAAACCTCGGAGATAGTACCTGTTCAAGATATGGTTTGCTTGCGGTTTGACGTGATCTTCGAATCTTGTCCAGTattctttcagatttttttGCTGTTCCTCGGTTAGTGTCCATGTGTTAAATAAATCCAGGCCATAATCTCCTGACCACAGTAACACATATTTGCACTTCTGAGTACTGTCTCGGCTTTTTAGTGGCCCGTCAAGTAGCAGCTCGCACTTTTGGCGTAATCTCTCGAATCTAGTTAACAAATCTCGGCCAGGGGTCCAGTCCATTTTTGGTACTTCAAAACCAACCAAGTCGCTCATTTTGGCTGAATCGCACGATCGATAAGACCTTGTAGTCGACACTGCAAAATCGTACGTACCGGCTTCCTTGGTTGTCCTAGTACTGAAAATTCCTCCGTTGGCGTAAATCAATCCCGCTTCTGATAACCATGTCAAAATATTGCCTTCTAAGTTCTTTATTTAACAACGCAACGGGTACTACATAACAACACGAGCGGGCAATATGGCCGATGCTCAGAATCCTGCTTTAAGCTCCCGAGACCCGATGAGAGCACATGGAATGACGTAATATGACAAAGAGGgctatatacagtatatactcTTCCGAGTCCTAGGGCCAAAATCGGTAATTAGAATGTATATTCCTCgggctaaactacagaatacagggccacttttaaAGAAGCTAATAACACTTGAGTGGCTCGGCGGCTCGCCAGTCGCGTTGCCTGGGTGAAGACACCTGTTCCTGGCaatcatgatgatgcaatcaccttcatacaacGATTGGCATCAGTTGGAGTCAACGGCATATGAAGCAGATCACGTAGAGAGGTACTTGTTACAAACAATCAAGGAACATTACAATAAAGCTCCGGAAAGGTGCTGAAAAGGGGAAGTAAAGTTAAAACTTAAAACTGAAAGAGTTGAAGTTTCCAAGCCGTATAGACAGTTTTTGTTTCCCTTTAGAATGAAGTATAGATCTTTTTGCTCGTGAAACAAATCCCCAAAACAAAATGTCAGCGAGTTTTGACTTAGCTTTTTTGTAGGAAAACACGTCTTCTTACTGTGAGGAATAGAATGCATTAGAGTGTATAACCTTAGATAGAACAGAACAGAACCTTGAACAGAGAAAAAAGTCACCGCTTTGATTGTTCCGAgcataatatttttttcatggtcaaatGTATCAACTAAATTAGAAGCGGTACAAAGCCAGGCGTTAACAATTTTCACCAGGCATTCTGCTGTTGGAATATCTTAAATTTCAACCTACTGTGTACAAACAGTTTCCTCTCAGAAACAAACCTAATCGTACATAccagccaaaaaaaaaggacCAAAGGTCAAAAAAGAAACATAAGTTTGAAATGGAGAAGCTTGATTGTAGAACTAGCAAAATGTACGCTGGTTGGACACACAATCTGCTTTTCAACTCCATTCACCTCCACCTGCGCAGTAGCAAACTTGCAGTAGCATCTTCGAACTGGCAAGAAAGTTGCAGGACCAGCTGGGCTGAAACTTCTCAGTTTCCAGATTTCCACAGGACGCCGCTAAAGTTCTCTCTGCGAGTCCTCTTTGTACCATCTTACACACGCAAACACATGCATCTGGTACTGCCCCCCCTAAATTTAATGGTGTTTGcaaagaagaataaaacaaTGCCAGGTCTAACATTTAATGCTGTTCTTGAGCTAACTTGTCCATCCTGATCTGCCCATGATGCCATTATCCTTGCTGACCGAAGGGACCTGCATTCCAACCTAGAACCAATCTTCTCTCCAGCTAAGAGGACAGAACTGTACTTTCGGCACACTTCTCCGACCATACCTGGAAAAATGTGCTTGTCCGGGTACATACATTGATAAGTTTCTGCTAGGAGTTGGCGATCATCAGAATCTAATTGCATGAGTTTATAGGCACTTGGCAGGGAAATGTATGTAATGTCAGACCAATCAATACAGGCTCCCAGTTGCCCATGAGTTGACAAGTGAAACAGGGCAGATGAACCAACTGGCACTTTATCTGTAGACAGCTGTGATGTTTGGTACCGGTTGAAGAAAGCAGTAAAAGTTTCACTGTGTTCTTCAGGTAAGGaaacattaaaaacaaattgttcacAAATAAACTTTCTCATGAGTTGAATTTCAATTATCCTGTTGTTAAAACAAGTACTGCCAAGGATACCATTGTAGCGTTCAAAGGCAAAACACCAGAAACTGTAAACTGGACCATAGTCTTCGATACTTTCCTTTAAGTGGCAATGAAGATGCATATTTATGCGAACTTCTTTCCTTCCATAGAGTCTCTCAAATTGGGtgcaaaatttcaacaaaaGCATGTCAGCCTTTTTGAGATCATTGTGTGAAAGAACTGGAACAGCAAGAAGTCGACATGCCATGACATAAGTATACCAACAGTTCAAATGTTCACTTGGCAACAGACCATGGAGAGCATAGGTTGAGTAGATCATTGTCCAGTTCTTCCACTGTGATGCTTTGTATTTTCCATGGTTAGAGGCAATTTTATGAGGTAATCTTCCAAAACCAGTTCCAACATCCAGCTTATTTATCCTTTCTTCAATTGAGGAAAGTTGCATAAAGTTACTTAAGGTGGAGAATTACGGTAACATTACGTCAGCCTTACGGGTAAATAAAGTTGCTTTTTCGTGCTGTGCTATACAATGCAAACCATAAACAAATGCATTTAACTACAATCAAAGCTGTATTGAGCAGACCCCATATTAAACAAAAACACCCTCTATTAACAAGACAGCAGTAAAAGTCCCATTTTTCGTTTCCAACATTTACTGTGTAAAACACCTGTATTCAACAAAAACCTCCCTAAAACAAATGTACCCAGCCTAAACTAGACTTTTATGGTCACTTCTATTGTTGGAAACCTGTGTTGCCAAGACCCTGCAATTTAAACTGCAaaaagttgcattttttttttgtcaacgtTTTCACAAAATAAGGCAAATTTTGCTgttcttgtttgatttcaggaaaCTATATTTCATTCAATCGATATAGATGCTGTTGCTGTATTTTTAAATGCCTTTGGCTCATATACTTATCAAagtttataaaaatatgatattaccaAGTTAACAACAATTTGCAAGGAATACCATTTGACCCTTTCAAGGCATTATAGTACTGAGGTATCTTGTTTGACCCTGGAAAGCTGGTAATAACTGACACCCTCTATTAAGGGTAGACTAGCACAGATACCAAAGGGATGCACCTAATAAAAGTGTGACTGTTATACAAAAAAACACTGATTTTAAATAAACAATACCTCCACACATACTACAATTGAACCTATATCCTTTTATTTGTATTGCAGTGATAGACATCTACAAGAATACAACACATGAAACAAATTGATTTAAGAAATTCTTCATCATGCTCTCCTTCAAAAATacaaagacaagagtaataTGATCAATGCCGACGAATTGCGACAGAAACTAATAcaccaataacaaatacaaccactttctgaaaacttattttcacattaataaattataaatattactgtttataaatcaggtttataactttaatcttttcatacaaatttttcaCCGATAAAAAAAGCTTGTGACattgaataatcaggtgatacaacaaggtataaaaagtattaacaaaaacaactttCTTCCAATTTCGCCACACCAAACTTTATTAaatggaatattaatcaatttTGACAGCACACAGCATGTCATTGAAACCATAATTATACAATGTAGAAGACATTGGATCCAGAGAGAAAATTTCAGGGACAAAAGATTACAACGATATTAACTGCTTACAATAGAATCTACATACTTTTTTCGGAATTTTCAATATACTCAGTTGGCTAAAATGAGAGCGGAAgatcaatttacattttaattttggagcacacCAGATTCCTGCAAATATGCATGTCCAAATAATGCGTCATTTTGAGAAGTTACTGTTCGCAAATTAATTGCCTCAGTTGCAATGCCATGCATTCTAATACGGTAAATTCCAGGTGTACAATACGAGGAGAGGAACCTGGGTTTTGCGAGCAACGAATTTCCACGCAGTAAAAAAGCTAGttattgttgttctaataaAGAGAATTAAAGGTCAGTTCACCTAAGAAAGATAGTTCATAGAGCATGGTATTCATATATAAGAGCATATGTAAATATGTTAACTATGTAAACAAGCTATTATTGAAGATAGTTTGTTCCTATTGATTCAGTTCCACATAACTTTTGTATTCTGGCTGTAAATTGCTATATATGTATGCACTACAATGGCAATGATTTAACCAAACCATAATAAGGCTGTCAAATGTAACTAAAAAAACTTTCACATGTAAGAACAATAACTAAAACACAGCaaacattgcaacaaaacaatgttgatgAGTCTgttcacagggttttttttttaacaattttccattaCTCATAGAGAGTTATAGTCTTAATGCctattgactttgtttacaatgtcattgaaataaattttaattactgtttTGAATTGGAAATGTGTTACAATTAACTTAAATGGTAAATTTACTTAAATGGTAAATTTACTGTGTTTGAGCGAGATACACAGAGCCCCACATCAATTTATAATTACACTTTCAGATACACATTAACCAAACATAAATCCAGAGAGCATTCAATAGGTCTCTGATAGGTATACAATTACACATAATTAAGTTAACCTGCAACGCAATAACGTGTTTCAGCAACTACGAGTGCCGACAGGACTAGCCTGCGAAGCAAGCGTTTCCCTGCTGTTTCGGAGGAAAGGCCGCGCGAAAAAAGGCGCGAGTAAGCCgggagggggtggggaagaAAGGGAGGAAACGCTTGCAGACAAACCCCAGGATTTTGAAAACCACCCACACCCCTTGTCATGCCTGAGTGCCCGTACCGACATTTGATCCTGTCAACAGCTGTCATAAATAGACCAATAAAATGCTCAGTCTTCCGAGCGGAAGTAAACTTCGAGGACACGTGTAGAAACATCGCGCTGAGCGAATGGAGAATTTCGAATGAATCCGAACGAGCAATGCAGGCTATGTAATTGCAGCTTCAAAGTTAAATTTTGTAATAGCAATATTTCTACAGAAAATCTCTTTAGTCCGTCGAAAAGGAAGGGCTGCAAGGGTGAAATTTTAGCTCAAAACCTTCAGAGAGCTGGATTTGAAGTAGTAAAGTGTGACAAGCATTCAAGTCGCGTTTGTAATCCTTGTGCTCGAAAGATTCTAAATCTTGGATCACTGTATTCATTTGTCCAGGAATCGTTACAAGGTAAAATTACCGAGTTTACTGCAGCTACTCTACCGAAGTCAACTTCAGCAAATAAGCGCTTACTGGACACTCCAGATGGAAAGAGTCCGATTCGCAAATCGGTTCGAGTGTTATCGCCGGCgatcaaaacaaacaagggaaagtCTTCACGGAAATCTTTGGAATTTGTGCAGGAAAGGCTTCATGCATCTGAGAAAGAAAATAACGATGATATTGACCACTCAATACTCAATACTTCCCGAAGGCGGCCTCCAAGTCAAGTTTGTTTTTAAAACCGAGTCTGAAAATGTTCTCGTAAGAATTCCCCGC includes:
- the LOC136921766 gene encoding uncharacterized protein; protein product: MADIESMFHQVRVLDRDSTFLRFLWWDDGDTTREVQEYQMLVHFFGAISSPASANFELRQTADDNKNCFPTEVINTVFRNFYVDDCLKSFPAVNDAIAHINHLQALLSRGGFRLTKWVSNSRKVLQAIPKPELSKELRRLGLSKDEIPAQRVLGMQWCVNLPRGEFYP
- the LOC136921767 gene encoding uncharacterized protein; translation: MSVLRYVKNENKRFHTFVANRIAMIRDSSNPGQWYHLEGITNPGDHTSRGLSAEDLLSCDKWLMGPEFLWKSECQWRTQSLDTSIAIQHNDPEVKPDPEVKSHAISLGAPIVSPTASLSNRFERFSSWYRLKETVAWIFRFRNNLLIASENKSKGGQLNTNQKQLPFITLDEMENAEKATLKNVQRAAFPEEFSRLESGKRECVKRNSPLFKLDPLVRDGLLRVGGRLTRAHISSDAKHQIIIPKGSHVWNLIIDHYHKLSGHSGRQHVFSMIRQKYWIIKANSAVRRVLRGCYRCRKREAPPCEQIMAD